One segment of Mycolicibacterium sp. YH-1 DNA contains the following:
- a CDS encoding TetR/AcrR family transcriptional regulator has protein sequence MPRPIDHAKREDLLDEATEVLARTGVVDTSLRSLATEMGTSARMLIYYFGSKENLILSVLRRQVVVETVLLSTVEEFRQWCLDDWQVVTRGKKRASVRILEQVFGAACGQDSPYAEYTAATLAHLVRNSQARLEAIGMPPELALARSRLALAAIQGLVIEYFTTDDPSAVDETYRKLIDDVLLAPYTPAAATRRGRRG, from the coding sequence GTGCCTCGCCCGATCGACCACGCGAAACGCGAAGACCTCCTCGACGAGGCCACCGAAGTCCTGGCGCGCACCGGCGTGGTCGACACATCACTGCGGTCATTGGCGACTGAGATGGGGACCAGCGCCCGGATGTTGATCTACTACTTCGGCAGCAAGGAGAACCTCATCCTGTCGGTGCTGCGCCGACAGGTCGTCGTCGAGACCGTCCTGCTGTCCACCGTGGAGGAGTTCCGGCAATGGTGTCTCGACGACTGGCAGGTGGTCACTCGCGGCAAGAAGCGCGCTAGCGTAAGGATTCTCGAGCAAGTCTTTGGTGCCGCGTGCGGCCAGGACAGCCCGTACGCCGAGTACACCGCAGCGACCCTGGCCCATCTGGTCCGCAATTCACAGGCCCGTCTGGAAGCCATCGGCATGCCGCCCGAGCTCGCCCTAGCTCGATCCCGCCTGGCACTCGCCGCGATCCAAGGACTGGTCATCGAGTACTTCACCACCGACGACCCCAGCGCGGTCGACGAGACCTACCGCAAACTCATCGACGACGTCCTTCTAGCCCCGTACACACCGGCTGCCGCCACTCGGCGTGGCCGCCGCGGTTGA
- a CDS encoding arabinosyltransferase domain-containing protein, with protein sequence MNHPSGSARSTAALPRWIAAIAGIVGFLLSAVTPLLPVVQTTATLSWPQGGQLNSVTAPLISQSPVEMAATVPCDVISRLPPSGGLVLGTAPQDGKQAALNGLFVSASAERVDVIDRNVVVASVTRDRVLSEGCQRIEITSSEAGTFATFVGLADAATGQDLRTGFADPNLRPTIVGVFTDLSGPAPPGLSLTATIDTRFSSTPTPIKRAAMLGGIVATIVALLALWRLDRADGRRMQRLIPTRWRTFSVVDAVVIAAFVVWHVIGAGSSDDGYQSQYARTAGHAGYMANYHRWFGSPEDPFGWYYGVLAWMHNVSDVGLWMRLPDLICGLVCWLLLSREVLPRLGPAVATSRSAMWAAALVLLSAWMPFNNGLRPEGQIVTGALITYVLIERAITSRRLTPAALAIVAAAFTLGIQPTGLIAVAALLAGGRPILRIVARRRANTGLLPLLAPLAAAGFVVLTVVFADQTLASVIEATRIRTAIGPSQAWYTENLRYYYLILPTTDASIARRFGFLITMLCVLTTVFIMLRRKRIPGIARGPVWRLIGIFFATIFALMFTPTKWIHHFGLVAGIGAAMAALATVLVSRQVMRSPRNRMAFVAVVCLVLGLCFSSINGWWYVSNFGVPFGNSMPSIGGITISTIFLGLFALTAVWAARWHFAPERGESKVAGAVTHAPIVAAAALMVMVFVGSMAVGVVRQFPSYSNGLANARSLTGGCSLADYVLVEPDPNAGFLTPLAGNAGPLGPVGAEQSTGFTANGVPIHSVAESIWASQPMPGTDYDWDAPTTLTTPGINGSTVPLPYGLDPARVPVAGSYTAGPQQQSRLTSAWYSLPPADKAHPLIVVTAAGTISGNSVAHGHTDGQRVELEYARMGPGGSPTPAGRLVPDDIGPTPSWRNLRFARSDFPSDAIAVRVVVEDHSLNPGDWVAITPPRAPELRSVQQFVGSQQPVLLDWAVGFVFPCQRPMQHVNGVTEVPRYRISPDYRPKHNDTDTWQDGRNGGLLGITDLLLRAQVMPTYLSDDWGQDWGSLRRLEPVVDAERADITLGTATRSGLWSPGHIRTGA encoded by the coding sequence GTGAACCACCCGTCGGGCAGTGCCCGGTCCACTGCCGCCCTGCCCCGCTGGATCGCGGCAATTGCGGGGATCGTCGGTTTCCTGCTGTCGGCGGTGACGCCGCTACTGCCGGTGGTGCAGACAACCGCGACGTTGAGCTGGCCACAGGGCGGGCAACTGAACAGCGTCACGGCGCCGCTGATCTCGCAGTCCCCAGTCGAGATGGCGGCGACCGTGCCGTGCGACGTGATCTCCCGGTTGCCCCCGTCTGGTGGTTTGGTGTTGGGCACGGCGCCGCAGGACGGTAAGCAGGCTGCCCTCAACGGATTGTTCGTCTCGGCCTCCGCTGAGCGTGTCGATGTGATCGATCGAAACGTGGTAGTGGCCAGCGTGACCCGCGACCGTGTGTTGTCGGAAGGGTGTCAACGCATTGAGATCACGTCCTCGGAGGCGGGCACGTTCGCCACGTTCGTCGGCCTCGCCGATGCCGCGACCGGGCAGGACCTGCGCACCGGCTTCGCCGACCCCAACCTGCGGCCGACGATCGTCGGAGTGTTCACCGATCTGTCCGGACCTGCACCGCCGGGATTGTCACTCACCGCGACCATCGATACCCGGTTCAGCAGCACCCCGACACCGATCAAGCGGGCTGCGATGTTGGGCGGGATCGTCGCGACGATCGTCGCGTTGCTTGCGTTGTGGCGCCTCGATCGGGCCGATGGTCGCCGGATGCAGCGGCTGATCCCGACCAGGTGGCGGACGTTCAGCGTCGTCGACGCCGTGGTCATCGCGGCCTTCGTGGTGTGGCATGTGATCGGCGCGGGTTCCTCTGATGACGGTTACCAGAGCCAGTACGCCCGCACGGCGGGGCACGCGGGCTACATGGCGAACTATCACCGTTGGTTCGGCAGTCCGGAGGATCCGTTCGGCTGGTACTACGGCGTCCTGGCCTGGATGCACAACGTCAGCGACGTCGGCCTCTGGATGCGTCTCCCGGACCTGATCTGCGGGTTGGTGTGCTGGTTGCTGCTCTCCCGAGAAGTCCTGCCGCGGTTGGGGCCCGCAGTCGCGACGAGCAGGTCGGCGATGTGGGCGGCAGCACTGGTCCTGCTGAGCGCCTGGATGCCGTTCAACAATGGGCTGCGCCCCGAGGGGCAGATCGTCACCGGCGCGTTGATCACCTACGTGCTCATCGAGCGGGCCATCACCTCGCGTCGACTCACCCCGGCCGCGCTGGCCATCGTGGCGGCGGCGTTCACCCTCGGGATTCAGCCCACCGGACTGATCGCGGTCGCGGCACTGCTCGCCGGCGGTCGGCCCATACTGCGCATCGTGGCCCGCAGGCGGGCCAACACCGGTCTGTTGCCACTGTTGGCGCCGCTGGCTGCCGCGGGGTTCGTCGTGTTGACGGTCGTATTCGCCGATCAGACGCTGGCCTCGGTCATCGAGGCCACCCGGATTCGGACCGCGATCGGCCCCAGTCAGGCGTGGTACACCGAAAACCTTCGGTACTACTACCTCATCCTGCCGACGACCGACGCCTCGATCGCACGCCGGTTCGGCTTCCTCATCACGATGTTGTGCGTTCTCACGACCGTCTTCATCATGTTGCGGCGCAAGCGGATCCCCGGAATCGCACGTGGTCCGGTGTGGCGACTCATCGGCATCTTCTTCGCGACCATCTTCGCCCTGATGTTCACCCCCACGAAGTGGATCCACCATTTCGGACTGGTCGCCGGTATCGGCGCCGCCATGGCAGCCCTGGCCACGGTGCTGGTGTCGCGTCAGGTCATGCGGTCACCGCGTAATCGCATGGCGTTCGTCGCCGTCGTCTGCTTGGTTCTGGGACTGTGCTTCTCGTCCATCAACGGCTGGTGGTACGTATCAAATTTTGGTGTGCCATTCGGCAATTCGATGCCCTCGATCGGCGGCATCACCATCAGCACCATCTTCCTCGGCCTGTTCGCCCTCACCGCCGTGTGGGCCGCCCGCTGGCACTTCGCACCCGAGCGCGGTGAGAGCAAGGTCGCCGGGGCCGTGACCCATGCCCCCATCGTGGCGGCCGCCGCGCTCATGGTCATGGTGTTCGTCGGATCCATGGCCGTTGGCGTGGTGCGCCAATTCCCCAGCTATTCCAACGGTCTCGCCAATGCCCGGTCACTGACCGGGGGGTGCAGCCTGGCCGACTACGTTCTCGTCGAGCCCGATCCGAATGCCGGCTTCCTCACGCCCTTGGCGGGCAATGCCGGGCCACTGGGCCCAGTGGGTGCAGAGCAGTCGACCGGTTTCACCGCGAACGGTGTGCCGATTCACTCGGTGGCCGAGTCGATCTGGGCGAGTCAACCGATGCCGGGCACCGACTACGACTGGGACGCGCCCACCACGCTCACCACGCCGGGAATCAACGGATCCACCGTCCCTCTGCCATACGGCCTGGACCCCGCGCGCGTTCCGGTCGCCGGAAGCTACACGGCGGGTCCGCAGCAGCAGAGCCGACTGACGTCCGCGTGGTACTCGTTGCCGCCCGCCGACAAGGCCCATCCCCTCATCGTGGTCACTGCGGCGGGAACGATCAGCGGCAACAGCGTCGCCCACGGTCATACGGACGGTCAGCGCGTCGAACTCGAATACGCACGCATGGGTCCCGGCGGGTCACCAACGCCCGCAGGGCGTCTCGTCCCTGACGACATCGGGCCCACGCCGTCGTGGCGGAACCTGCGCTTTGCTCGCTCCGACTTCCCCAGCGATGCCATCGCGGTGCGGGTGGTCGTTGAGGATCACTCGTTGAACCCCGGTGACTGGGTCGCGATCACGCCGCCTCGAGCACCGGAGCTGCGATCAGTCCAGCAGTTCGTCGGCTCCCAACAACCCGTGCTGCTGGACTGGGCGGTAGGTTTCGTCTTCCCGTGCCAGCGCCCCATGCAGCACGTCAACGGCGTCACCGAGGTACCGCGCTACCGGATCTCCCCGGACTACCGACCCAAACACAATGACACCGACACCTGGCAGGACGGCCGCAATGGCGGCCTATTGGGCATCACCGACCTACTCCTGCGGGCTCAGGTCATGCCGACCTACCTCTCCGATGACTGGGGCCAGGACTGGGGGTCGCTGCGCCGACTGGAGCCCGTCGTCGACGCCGAGCGGGCGGACATCACCCTTGGCACCGCCACCCGTAGCGGACTGTGGAGCCCGGGGCACATCAGGACCGGGGCCTGA